DNA sequence from the Phoenix dactylifera cultivar Barhee BC4 chromosome 13, palm_55x_up_171113_PBpolish2nd_filt_p, whole genome shotgun sequence genome:
AGACTTTTGCTTGACACGGACAATATAAGTCAAACAGAGCACCCTGGAATGCATAACATGGCTAATCTGCACAGTTGTTAAGCACCATTCCCTGCAAGTATATATATTACAGGCGTGCTACATTTACAGCCATTGAGAACACCGAACCAGCCTCCGCATTACAGTACACTTTCTCATTGAGTTGCTTCTATTGAGAAGTCTGCAGTGCAACAAGAAGTTTTAAGGCATGGTTGCTCTCTATTAGCACAAATTTACGAACATGACCTTTCCGTCAAATGATTGACCAGCTTCAGAGAATCAAACGCGTGGAGTAAAATTTGTGTTCGACTCATTTGAACTGGTGTCAGTTCCATTTAAGATTAGTGTGCCCAGATGATCATTTCTCTTGTATTGCACAAAGATGCAAATTCTAGATATCAAAAAACTTATGTAAGAGAAGAAACTACATATGGATTATGAAAATTTACTTCTGTAGTGCACAACAGAATCTCATGTCATGATGGGAAGGCAGTTTACGTCTTTTCTTTATCATGCATTTCTTTATATAAACATGAACTCACTGGATCACAAAACAGGGAATCCACTGCAAACATTGATTGAAATGTAGAGAAAGGAGAGTATATATTACTGTAATAAGAAGCATTAGTACCTGCAAGCGTCTTGATAGCTCATTTGCATGCAATATGTTTGCCAATTTTGATTGGCCATATGCCTTTTTATCAGAGTATCTGATAACACAGGGAATAAGCACCAAATTTAGGTGGATAAACTTTAAAACTATTGTTCTCCATCAGATAAATGCTACTTGTCCAAGATTCCTATTAATATGATTCCCCGCATActgctgcatatatatagaTTTATAGATGTATAAACTACAACTAAATGTTTTAAGCAGTGGCATACCCATCTGAGTCATTAAGATTATCGAACCGTATTCCTTCATCATATGAATGAAGGTGCGCAATAGACGATAGATTTACAATGCGACCCTCGATCCCTGTCTTCCTTGCTGTGCTTTTCATCTTCTCAAGAAGAAGGTTGGTTAACAAAAAGTGACCTGATGGAAATAAATTGACCGATCCAACAAACATTAAGCATCGAAGGAGATATAACTGGAGAAGTTTACACATTAGATGATGCAAGGAAAATTTACAATCTCCACAAAATTGTAAAGATACATCAAAAAAGATCAGCAGATGACTATTTCCAAAACAGtagttgctaagtttaactgaAAGTAGAGATCATACAACCAGATCTGGGTAATGTATGATTACCAAGGTGATTGGTGGCAAATTGCATCTCTATTCCATCCTCTGAAAGTTGGTACGCACAGAACATAATACCAGCATTGTTTCTGAAATATAGAATGAAGAGACCATCAAATTTTAGTTCAATATAGATCCTAAAAAGAGCATCATGAAACTTTTAACATTCAGAGACAATGAACTGTCTCATCTAATACTTATGTAAGAACACAGTTAAAATGAAGAAATAAAGATCTGGTTCAGAGGAAGGAAACACCCTTCATATGATAAGAACAACAGGCATTACATTAAGATGTTAAGAGGAAGATCCATCGATATGAATTTATCTGCAAATGATCGCACGGACTTTAATGAGCTAAGATCAAGCTTCAAAGTGTCCACCCTAGCTGCCGGATTGCTTTTGAGGATAAGCTGCTTTGTATCATTTGCAGCCTCCATGTTCCTTGCTGCAATGACGACATGGGCTCCCCGAAGTGCCAAGACTCTCACAGTCTCTGCACCAATCCCACTTGCTCCTCCTGGATCGCATACAAATACACATATACAATCTCAACACAAATGGTAATAGAAAACCTATGATCTAACTGTAAGCCATATAACTAATCAAGCGGCCAAACACATCTCCGCAGGAGGCTCGTTGAGCCAACCAATTCGAGCAATGAGAAGATCTAAAATGCTTCATGAGTCCTAAACACTTATTGTTGGAAACCCGGCGACAACAACCAATGGAGGCCGCCTTCATGATGGTTGGTAAGAGTAAAATCAGAGAGATAAAGTTTAAATTGTGGCGCTGGGCCGATGTCAGTTTAAATACAGGAGGTATACTTCTTCCCACCTATCATTAAATTCAGAAATCCGTCATCAACTGAAATTCCATTATATTTCATTTTTTGGTCAACCAACAAGCAAATGATAGGAAGATAAAAGTGAATGAAACGCAAATACATCACCCATGACAGATCCCAAGTAAAAACCCCGTAAGCGACGTCTACAAATAAAAGTAGTAAAGTCGCCATCCCTCCCAGTCCTAGAAGAGGACAAACACAAGCATGATGAATTGACGAACCTCATCGCTGTACCAAcgctaaaacaaaaaaattgccCACCACGTCATCCATCTCTACTTTGGTTTTCTTAATGAAAGCGACTGGCTcgctacgattttttttttttctggaaacGGAAAAGAATACGCGGACAAAAAACGTAGCCCTTGGAGCCATATACGACCATAAAAGAAGAGCGACCTCCGAACCGAGAAAGAAAATCCACGAGAAAACAAAAAAGCATTCCGAAAGTTTCATTATAATCTGCTCATGCTCCCAAGCAAAAAACAACGAAAGgacaaagtaaaaaaaaaaaaaaaaaaacagaatcaACCAAGAAACCACCAAAAAAATCTCGAACAACCATCAAGATTTGACAAGAGAGAGTTTTTGAaaatagagaaggagagagagcaagagagGGACCGGTGACGATGGCAGTGAGATTGCTGGCGTCGATCCCTTCGGCTACCTGCTCCGCAGTAGAAGCGGATCCGAACCCGCTGGAGCCGGGCCACCCCGTCACGAGAGAGAATATGCCCATCTCTGAACACCAGCAACCAAGGGAGCGTGAGAAAGCCCACTTCCAAGTACCACCTTTTAAGATAAAgaagggaaagagaggagaggcgTGAGAAGGAACAATTTGGGGAGGAGGGAAGTTGCCTGTGGGTAGGGGACTGATAGCTGTTGGGTTGGAAACAGAAAAACAGGTGAATTAATGCCGGACGGTGGGTGGTTATGGGTTCGGTAAGGGAACGTCAGAAGAACCATGCGAGCGGGAGCCGCTACCGGCTACGGATGGCCCTGATTTAACTCCGCCGAATCAAACTTTTGCCAAATTATGCCGAGGAAAAGGGCTCGACCTTGAACGTCCCCTTCCTGGCATGCTCGGTTATGAAAAATTGGAACATTTACCACCCAAGGTGGTTGCACGGTTGGAACAGGGCTCAGATTTTATCAGAGTAGTTCAAGTTTGAAATGTACGAACGTTAATTAAATGCAGAAATCGGATATTCCCGCAGGATTAGCTTGGTGGAGTCGTCATCTAATCCGCCAGTGCTGGAAGGAGGCAGGTGGGGTTAAGTCCCCTGCCCCCTCCTTTccctaagcaaaaaaaaaaaaaaaaattataacgtCTTGATCCCCCAAAatctacaatatatatatatatatatatatatatatatatatatatatatatatatatatatatatatatatatatatatagagagagagagagagagagagagagagagagagagagagagagagagatgccgtGATAAGCTCATCCGGCCTCAACTAGTTCGAAGACCAAATCTCCACCACTGGCGGGAAGGCACCGATGTAAAATTTCATTAACATATCTGGTGAGTTATTGCCATCTCTATAATCCTAACCTATTCGTTATCTCCTATGTATTTTTGCTCCctttcaaatttgaaagaaTGGACGGGAGTCCTTTGATGAATATTTTAACACAGACAAGAAGGTAATGCAAGGTCACCTTTTCTGTTGACGGAAGCAATATGTGGAAAACTCGTGTAGAGTTCTATCAACCTGTGCCACCAAGTCTTATCCTAAGAGCAGATAATGATATAGAACAATGCCTCAACTCAATCAAATATAAACTATTTCTAGTGATACTCATACATGAACAATTTAGGTCCTGTTGGTATTGCTTTTGCCTTgtgtttttgttttcaaaaatccAAGAAAACAACGAACTAGACTGAACAAATATGTGTCATGAAAAGGGTGTGTAAGCTCTTAAGAGCTTTTAGCAGCAAAAAATTATTGCTTTCAAGTGAAAATAAAAGCAAGGAAGGGAAGAAGTTCCATGTAAATGTTATCTCCAATGTCAATCTCCATACCATATTACACTAATGTGTGaggaaaacaaaacacaaaaacgaGAGTACCAAACAAGCCCTTACCTTGTCAAAAATTTTAATACACGCAGGAGAAGGCAGTACGAAAGTCCCACACTGGATGTTGCTAGTGAGAAACACAAATAATAAAACTCCTGACTCAATCCCCTCGGGATTCATTATGTGGGGCCTATTTTTACTAGACTCTTATTTGGAAGAACCAACGTCACCAATAAAGAGAAGTTTCTTCAAATAATCCCCACTGCTCATTTTTAACAACGCGCTTTTCCTAATAACTTGTACTCTGGCCCTCTGTGTTCTCAACAGGGCCAGTGTCAGGCGTATAATGCAAATAGCCAAACTATTTAAATGATTTTACGCTCAGTTATTCTCTACTACTTCCACCTCCAACCTTTGTTGTccatcttgtttttttttatatatatatatagtaaaaacgacaatttatatagctctaacgtgagcACATCCTGCCAAGTCAGTAGAAAGTTTTCATGTTTACTACTCTATCCCCCTATCTTTTATGCTCCACTTACTTTCATGCCAACCTGTGAATTGTCCAACATTCTTACCACAAACTATAGTTTCTCGGAGAAGGGTTGGTTAAAAAATTGAACATTTTCATTGTATATTTGATTTAATGAGCAAGTCCCAATCCACAGAATCTACTTCCTCAACCAAATGAAAGTCATAACCAAATTTTGATGAGCGAATGGCATGGATGTACCATAAATAACATGATATCTTTAATATGTATAAATGAATATGATAGTTACTGTACTTGATGCTAAATGAGAAGTCTTTCTTAAACTTGATCTTAAGAGTAACTCAGATATTGTATGTCAAGATATTTATGGATTTGCATGTTCAGCAGCTGCACTGTACTCGGTAAGAGATTGACtactaaagatgagacaaaccTAAACTTACATGAACTCGGCCTCGCTTCCTAACACAATTCCTCCATACAAATTGAATGTGAAGGCTTTTGCATCAAGCCTGTCGATCGTAGTATTTTGCCTGAGTTGAAGTTGTCCTTAGAGATCCATTCTACAGGCCAATCATCCTCCAACAGATATCTGGTAAAAACTTGCAGCTAAAATCTAGACGTATTATAGTCTTCATGAACCCATTAACCCACAAGCGCAAGGGCCCCAAATTAACCGAGTACGAATTGAAGGGTTGGTTGGATGCATTGCAGGATAGTCTGACTCATTGTCTTAACTCTTTGCCCTTTAGCAATGGCCACGGAAGACATTTATGGTTGCAATAAAAGTAGGATTTCTTTGTCcagagaaaaggaaaggactAGGATTTAGATACCGTAGTCCTagcaaaaatcttcaataatggCATACTGGTATCCCTTATCCTAAAAGGCAAGACAAAAATTAATACGATAATAAACTTTATTCCATATTACAAGGTTGCCATATAAGGTTAAGAACCAAAATTTGATATGCAAAATTATACGAGCGATAAGCTTTTGACAGAAACCATTAGAATGAATcattcataaaataaaaaaatatagacaTGCAATAACAATCAAAAATCCGCAGTACTCGAGGGAAAAAATGTAAATCACTGATGCTgcctcagaaaaaaaaaattgcactcGCCGAGCCGCATGGCCATTGCTCTGCATGTGTATCTTCACAAACATGTCCATGCTAGCCACCAGTATTTCGATGCCCCTGAGAACAGACATCTATAAGATGGATACTTCCGATAAAAAGGCAATCTGAAACAATGcgagatttcaaaaatttttaccTGCAAAGGTGGCATCAATACTTTTGATTGCCAACAGAGGGCCTGCAAATGGTGCGGCGCCCTTAGTTTTTTCACATAATGCTCCAAGGTATGGGTGTTTTCATCAACAGTCTCATTCGTCATGGTATCTTCAGCCAGTTTCACAGCTGCCTCTTGAGTTAATTGAAAGTGATCTCCTACAGATTGTATTTGCTGAGCGATTTCCTCCTTTCCCAGCATCACAAGAGCTTTCAGCAAGGATTTGAGTTCATGTTGAGCACTGGCAGTAAGAGACATGCCCTTCAAATGTTCGACCAGTGCCATCTCCTCTCCAGGGCTGTAAACATTCAGATATTTGGACTGGATCAGGACAAAGAAATGAATTAAAGGAAA
Encoded proteins:
- the LOC103722136 gene encoding short-chain dehydrogenase TIC 32 B, chloroplastic-like isoform X1; translation: MGIFSLVTGWPGSSGFGSASTAEQVAEGIDASNLTAIVTGGASGIGAETVRVLALRGAHVVIAARNMEAANDTKQLILKSNPAARVDTLKLDLSSLKSVRSFADKFISMDLPLNILINNAGIMFCAYQLSEDGIEMQFATNHLGHFLLTNLLLEKMKSTARKTGIEGRIVNLSSIAHLHSYDEGIRFDNLNDSDGYSDKKAYGQSKLANILHANELSRRLQEEGANITVNSVHPGLIVTSLWRHSFFLMRVLKLFTSIFWKNVPQGAATTCYVALHPSLKGVTGKYFLDCNEEKPGIMAGEETLGKRLWDLSEKLVNSAQ
- the LOC103722136 gene encoding short-chain dehydrogenase TIC 32 B, chloroplastic-like isoform X2, with translation MGIFSLVTGWPGSSGFGSASTAEQVAEGIDASNLTAIVTGGASGIGAETVRVLALRGAHVVIAARNMEAANDTKQLILKSNPAARVDTLKLDLSSLKSVRSFADKFISMDLPLNILINNAGIMFCAYQLSEDGIEMQFATNHLGHFLLTNLLLEKMKSTARKTGIEGRIVNLSSIAHLHSYDEGIRFDNLNDSDGYSDKKAYGQSKLANILHANELSRRLQEEGANITVNSVHPGLIVTSLWRHSFFLMRVLKLFTSIFWKNVPQVGMKVSGA